CACGCCGACGGCAGCGGCACCCACGAACATTGGCACGCTTGCCCGGCTTCCCGTGATGAGGAACGCGACCGCCAATCCCGGCAAGACGGCATGACTGATCGCGTCGCCCATCATGCTCATCTTGCGA
Above is a window of Planctomycetota bacterium DNA encoding:
- a CDS encoding metal ABC transporter permease; protein product: MIDALSNWDWFLDGWTIGVGALCGVACALLGNFLVLRKMSMMGDAISHAVLPGLAVAFLITGSRASVPMFVGAAAVGV